In Comamonadaceae bacterium OS-1, a single window of DNA contains:
- the rep_2 gene encoding ATP-dependent DNA helicase Rep: MATLIPALSACVARMTSGERRLAERLEAKLDADYLLWFDVPVGPRQSHPDFVVLHPRRGLLILEVKDWRLATIARADKSTWDILPGGEPKTVDNPAEQARHYALQVVDALKRDPQLVHAEGRHQGKLRFPWSHGVVFSHITRKQFTDAGLDQAIAPSRVVCSDEMTEGVDAEEFQSRLWDMFPYDMLGGVLSLPQIDRVRWILFPEVRVPAQGTLFADDDADLPGIMRVMDIQQEQLARSLGDGHRVIHGVAGSGKTMILGYRAEYLARAEAEGKPVLVLCYNEPLAGKLAAAMEAKGIADRVHARHFHKWCRDQLVAYGQTLPQDGTGFSDELVDKLIRAVDRQQIPGGQYRAILIDEGHDFKPAWFKLVTQMVDPLSNSLLVLYDDAQNIYERASSRDGIKKFSFKSVGIQAQGRTTVLKINYRNTQQILQTASLIAAELLSAQDMDDDGIPLVRPVSCGREGPPPQIIRLPSLRDEATAIADQLSAAHQEGHAWGDMAIFCRHHWMLDELARPLKMRKLPYQVRRGTGPGNFNPLADSIKLMTMHACKGLEFAVVALPGIGQMPMRSADESAEARLFYVAATRATQRLVVTVSGEGSFGQRLAPVEAQSN; this comes from the coding sequence ATGGCCACCCTCATCCCCGCGCTCAGTGCCTGCGTGGCCCGCATGACTTCGGGCGAGCGGCGGCTGGCCGAGCGGCTGGAGGCCAAGCTGGATGCGGACTACCTGCTGTGGTTTGACGTACCCGTGGGGCCGCGGCAAAGCCACCCGGACTTCGTGGTGCTGCACCCCCGGCGCGGGCTGCTGATTCTGGAGGTGAAGGACTGGCGGCTGGCCACCATAGCCCGGGCCGACAAGTCCACCTGGGACATCCTGCCCGGCGGAGAACCCAAAACCGTGGACAACCCCGCCGAGCAGGCCCGCCACTACGCGCTGCAGGTGGTGGATGCCTTGAAGCGCGACCCGCAACTGGTGCACGCCGAGGGCCGCCACCAGGGCAAGCTGCGTTTTCCATGGAGCCATGGCGTGGTGTTCAGCCACATCACCCGCAAGCAATTCACCGATGCCGGGCTGGACCAGGCCATCGCCCCCAGCCGGGTGGTGTGCTCCGACGAGATGACCGAGGGCGTGGACGCCGAAGAATTCCAAAGCCGCCTGTGGGACATGTTTCCGTACGACATGCTGGGCGGCGTGCTGTCGCTGCCGCAGATCGACCGGGTGCGCTGGATTCTGTTTCCCGAGGTGCGGGTGCCAGCCCAGGGCACGCTCTTTGCCGACGATGATGCCGACCTGCCCGGCATCATGCGGGTGATGGACATCCAGCAAGAGCAACTGGCCCGCAGCCTGGGCGACGGCCACCGCGTGATCCACGGCGTGGCGGGCTCGGGCAAGACCATGATTTTGGGCTACCGCGCCGAGTACCTGGCCCGCGCCGAAGCCGAGGGCAAGCCCGTGCTGGTGCTGTGCTACAACGAGCCGCTGGCGGGCAAGCTGGCCGCCGCCATGGAGGCCAAGGGCATTGCCGACCGGGTGCACGCCCGCCATTTCCACAAATGGTGCCGCGACCAACTGGTGGCCTACGGGCAAACCTTGCCGCAAGACGGCACCGGCTTCTCGGACGAACTGGTAGACAAGCTCATCCGCGCGGTAGACCGCCAACAGATTCCCGGCGGCCAGTACCGCGCCATCCTGATTGACGAGGGCCACGACTTCAAGCCTGCGTGGTTCAAGCTGGTGACGCAGATGGTGGACCCGCTCAGCAACAGCCTGCTGGTGCTGTACGACGATGCGCAAAACATCTACGAGCGTGCAAGCTCACGCGATGGCATCAAGAAGTTCAGCTTCAAAAGCGTGGGCATCCAGGCGCAGGGCCGCACCACGGTGCTGAAGATCAACTACCGCAACACGCAGCAGATTTTGCAGACCGCCAGCCTGATCGCCGCCGAGCTGCTGTCCGCCCAGGACATGGACGACGACGGCATTCCGCTGGTGCGCCCGGTCAGCTGTGGGCGCGAAGGGCCGCCGCCGCAGATCATCCGCCTGCCCAGCCTGCGCGACGAGGCCACGGCCATTGCCGACCAGCTCAGCGCCGCCCACCAGGAGGGCCACGCCTGGGGCGACATGGCGATTTTTTGCCGCCACCACTGGATGCTGGACGAGCTGGCCCGCCCGCTCAAAATGCGCAAGCTGCCCTACCAGGTGCGCCGCGGCACCGGGCCAGGCAACTTCAACCCGCTGGCCGACAGCATCAAGCTGATGACCATGCACGCCTGCAAGGGGCTGGAATTTGCCGTGGTGGCCCTGCCCGGCATCGGCCAGATGCCCATGCGCAGCGCCGACGAAAGCGCCGAGGCCCGACTGTTTTACGTGGCCGCCACCCGGGCCACGCAGCGGCTGGTGGTGACCGTGAGCGGCGAAGGCAGCTTTGGCCAGCGGCTGGCCCCGGTGGAAGCGCAATCAAATTGA
- the slyD_2 gene encoding FKBP-type peptidyl-prolyl cis-trans isomerase SlyD yields the protein MKIEKNTAVTLRYKVADAKGLLIEAPKDPMVYLHGGYNNTLPKIEAALEGRVAGYSVTLDLQPEDAFGLRDESLARSIPKSEFPPGVKVGGQLKGINDNGSEQIYNVVKIKGDQVLLDGNHALAGKALRFTVTVTGVRAASEEEITHGHVHGEHGHHH from the coding sequence ATGAAAATCGAAAAAAACACCGCCGTCACCCTACGCTACAAGGTGGCGGATGCCAAAGGCCTGCTGATCGAAGCGCCCAAAGACCCGATGGTCTACCTGCACGGCGGCTACAACAACACACTGCCCAAGATCGAAGCCGCACTGGAAGGCCGCGTGGCGGGCTACTCGGTGACGCTGGATCTGCAGCCCGAAGACGCGTTCGGCCTGCGCGACGAGTCGCTGGCGCGCAGCATCCCCAAGAGCGAGTTTCCGCCCGGTGTGAAGGTCGGCGGCCAGCTCAAGGGCATCAACGACAACGGCAGTGAGCAAATCTACAACGTCGTCAAGATCAAGGGCGACCAGGTGCTGCTGGACGGCAACCACGCGCTGGCGGGCAAGGCGCTGCGCTTTACCGTCACGGTGACCGGCGTGCGGGCGGCATCCGAGGAAGAAATCACCCACGGCCACGTGCACGGCGAACACGGCCACCACCATTAA
- the argB gene encoding acetylglutamate kinase gives MTNPIAPRDKADILAQALPYIRKFHGKTMVIKYGGNAMTDPALQQAFAEDVVLLKLVGINPVVVHGGGPQIEAALGRLGKKGQFIQGMRVTDAETMEVVEWVLAGQVQQDIVGLINQAGGKAVGLTGRDGGMIRAKQLRMADNTDPSVFHDIGQVGDIESIDPSVVKALQDDAFIPVVSPIGFGADNTSYNINADVVAGRLAIELQAEKLLMLSNIPGVLNKAGELLPDLTAKDIDALFADGTLSGGMLPKIAGALDAAKSGVKAVHIIDGRVPHALLLEILTEQAFGTMIRSS, from the coding sequence ATGACCAACCCCATCGCCCCCCGCGACAAGGCCGACATCCTGGCCCAGGCCCTGCCCTACATCCGCAAGTTCCATGGCAAGACCATGGTCATCAAGTACGGCGGCAACGCCATGACCGACCCCGCGCTGCAGCAGGCCTTTGCCGAAGACGTGGTGCTGCTCAAGCTGGTGGGCATCAACCCGGTGGTGGTGCACGGCGGCGGCCCGCAGATCGAGGCGGCACTGGGGCGGCTGGGCAAAAAGGGCCAGTTCATCCAGGGCATGCGCGTCACCGATGCCGAAACCATGGAAGTGGTCGAATGGGTGCTGGCCGGCCAGGTGCAGCAGGACATCGTGGGCCTGATCAACCAGGCCGGTGGCAAGGCCGTGGGCCTGACCGGGCGCGACGGCGGCATGATCCGCGCCAAGCAGCTGCGCATGGCCGATAACACCGACCCCAGCGTGTTCCACGACATCGGCCAGGTGGGCGACATCGAAAGCATCGACCCCAGCGTGGTCAAGGCGCTGCAGGACGATGCCTTCATCCCGGTGGTCAGCCCCATCGGCTTTGGTGCCGACAACACCAGCTACAACATCAACGCCGACGTGGTGGCGGGCCGCCTGGCCATCGAGCTGCAGGCCGAAAAGCTGCTGATGCTGAGCAACATCCCCGGTGTGCTCAACAAAGCAGGCGAGCTGCTGCCCGACCTGACCGCCAAGGACATCGACGCTCTGTTTGCCGACGGCACCCTGTCGGGCGGCATGCTGCCCAAGATCGCCGGTGCGCTGGATGCCGCCAAAAGCGGCGTGAAGGCGGTGCACATCATCGACGGCCGGGTGCCGCACGCGCTGCTGTTGGAGATCCTGACCGAGCAGGCCTTTGGCACCATGATCCGGTCGAGCTAA
- the slmA gene encoding nucleoid occlusion factor SlmA, whose protein sequence is MESPEELSVEAPRKRPKPGERRVQILQALATMLEQPGSERITTAALAARLDVSEAALYRHFASKAQMFEGLIEFIEQSVFSLVNQIVATAGDAPGPLQARRIVSVLLQFGEKNPGMARVMVGDALVFENERLQQRMNLFFDKIEATLRQCLRHSDPASETPTVDAQVQAAVMTAFAAGCLQRFTRSGFKRLPTEQLEASLRGLLFK, encoded by the coding sequence ATGGAGTCGCCAGAAGAGTTATCTGTAGAAGCCCCCCGCAAACGCCCCAAGCCGGGCGAGCGCCGGGTGCAGATTCTGCAGGCCCTGGCCACCATGCTGGAGCAGCCGGGCTCCGAGCGCATCACCACCGCCGCCCTGGCCGCCAGGCTGGACGTGAGCGAGGCCGCGCTGTACCGGCACTTTGCCAGCAAGGCGCAGATGTTCGAGGGGCTGATCGAGTTCATCGAGCAGTCGGTGTTCTCGCTGGTGAACCAGATCGTGGCCACGGCGGGCGACGCCCCGGGCCCACTGCAGGCACGCCGCATCGTCTCGGTGCTGCTGCAGTTTGGCGAAAAAAACCCCGGCATGGCCCGGGTGATGGTGGGCGACGCGCTGGTGTTTGAAAACGAGCGCCTGCAGCAGCGCATGAACCTGTTTTTCGACAAGATCGAGGCCACCCTGCGCCAGTGCCTGCGCCACAGCGACCCGGCCAGTGAAACCCCTACGGTGGACGCGCAGGTGCAGGCGGCGGTGATGACGGCGTTTGCCGCGGGCTGCCTGCAGCGCTTTACCCGCTCCGGCTTCAAGCGGCTGCCGACGGAGCAGCTGGAAGCCAGCTTGCGCGGCTTGCTATTTAAATAG
- the malK_6 gene encoding maltose/maltodextrin import ATP-binding protein MalK, producing the protein MGQVSMRGLRKSYEAVDVIKGVDLDVRDGEFMVFVGPSGCGKSTTLRMIAGLESITGGEISIDGVRANDLRPADRGAAMVFQSYALYPHMTVAENMGFSLKMAGVSKAERTQMVGRSAEVLRITDLLQRFPKELSGGQRQRVAIGRAIVRKPKVFLFDEPLSNLDAALRVNMRIELSRLHKELGTTMIYVTHDQVEAMTMGDRIAVFNKGIVEQLGAPMDLYNRPANEFVATFLGAPRINLVDRPAANDTRSAHHALWQVLAGSQSPGTQRVGLRPEHLHVAAAGQGVPASVVLAEHLGDTSILHLRVDGVAELLNAKVGADSSHFQAGQTVGLLPDADWSLGFGHDGRLVA; encoded by the coding sequence ATGGGACAAGTTTCAATGCGCGGCCTGCGCAAAAGCTACGAGGCCGTAGATGTCATCAAAGGTGTAGACCTGGACGTACGCGACGGCGAATTCATGGTCTTCGTCGGCCCCTCGGGCTGCGGAAAGTCCACCACCCTGCGCATGATTGCCGGGTTGGAGAGCATCACCGGCGGCGAGATTTCCATCGACGGCGTGCGCGCCAACGACCTGCGTCCCGCCGACCGGGGGGCCGCCATGGTGTTCCAAAGCTACGCCTTGTACCCGCACATGACCGTGGCCGAGAACATGGGCTTCTCGCTCAAGATGGCGGGTGTTTCCAAGGCTGAACGCACCCAGATGGTGGGCCGCAGCGCCGAGGTGTTGCGCATCACCGACCTGCTGCAGCGCTTCCCCAAGGAACTCTCGGGCGGCCAGCGCCAGCGGGTGGCGATTGGCCGCGCCATCGTGCGCAAACCCAAGGTGTTTTTGTTCGACGAGCCTTTGTCCAACCTGGATGCTGCCTTGCGCGTGAACATGCGCATCGAGCTCTCCAGGCTGCACAAAGAGCTGGGCACCACCATGATCTACGTGACCCACGACCAGGTCGAAGCCATGACCATGGGCGACCGCATTGCGGTTTTCAACAAAGGCATCGTAGAGCAGCTGGGCGCGCCGATGGACCTGTACAACCGCCCGGCCAATGAGTTTGTGGCCACCTTTCTGGGCGCGCCGCGTATCAACCTGGTCGACCGCCCCGCCGCCAACGACACCCGCAGTGCCCACCACGCGCTGTGGCAGGTGCTGGCGGGTAGCCAAAGCCCTGGCACCCAGCGCGTAGGCCTGCGCCCCGAACACCTGCACGTGGCTGCAGCCGGGCAGGGCGTGCCTGCCAGCGTGGTGTTGGCCGAGCACCTAGGCGACACGTCCATCCTGCACCTGCGGGTAGACGGCGTGGCCGAGCTGCTCAACGCCAAGGTGGGGGCCGACAGCAGCCACTTCCAGGCCGGTCAAACCGTCGGCCTGTTGCCCGATGCAGACTGGTCGCTGGGTTTTGGCCACGATGGGCGGCTGGTGGCTTGA
- the bglA_2 gene encoding beta-glucosidase A, producing MTHHLDAALARRFPPDFVWGVATSAFQIEGASAADGKGPSIWDTFCQQPGVIADHSNGDTACDHYHRWSDDLDLVSGLGVNAYRFSVSWPRVRPGGAGAWNEKGLAFYDRLVDGLLERGIQPYLTLNHWDLPEALQAQGGWAHRDTVHRFVEYAQGMAARMGDRVGSIATHNEPWVVSVLGHESGIFAPGIRNRATAMQVAHHLMLSHGLALQAMRAQGCKAQMGIVLNLSPMQPATDSLADIAKTRLEDGHLLRWYMDPLFKGQYPQDVLEHLGADAPHVESGDLAAIATPMDFLGINYYTRTVVSAGEPWDTASAGNPVTDMGWEVYPQGLTELLVRLHREYPVPPLFVTENGGAFPDVAVNGQVRDADRTQYLARHISAVADAMAQGVRMQGYMVWSLLDNFEWASGYAKRFGIVHVDYATQQRTLKDSARWYRAFLQHQKTAHAAQARASQGA from the coding sequence ATGACCCACCACCTTGATGCCGCCTTGGCGCGCCGGTTTCCTCCCGACTTCGTGTGGGGCGTGGCCACCAGTGCCTTCCAGATCGAAGGTGCCAGCGCAGCCGACGGCAAGGGCCCGTCTATCTGGGATACGTTTTGCCAGCAGCCCGGCGTGATTGCCGACCACAGCAACGGCGACACCGCCTGCGACCACTACCACCGCTGGTCTGACGACCTGGACCTGGTGTCCGGGCTGGGCGTCAACGCCTACCGCTTCTCGGTGTCCTGGCCCCGGGTGCGCCCTGGCGGCGCAGGTGCGTGGAACGAAAAAGGCCTGGCGTTCTATGACCGCCTGGTCGATGGCCTGCTGGAGCGCGGCATCCAGCCCTACCTCACCCTGAACCACTGGGACCTTCCCGAGGCCCTGCAGGCGCAAGGCGGCTGGGCCCACCGCGATACCGTACACCGTTTTGTGGAATACGCCCAAGGCATGGCGGCACGCATGGGCGACCGCGTGGGCTCCATTGCCACCCACAATGAGCCCTGGGTGGTGTCCGTGCTGGGCCATGAATCCGGCATTTTTGCCCCCGGCATCCGCAACCGGGCCACCGCCATGCAGGTAGCGCACCACCTGATGCTGAGCCACGGCCTGGCCCTGCAAGCCATGCGGGCGCAGGGATGCAAGGCACAGATGGGCATCGTGCTCAACCTCTCGCCCATGCAGCCGGCTACCGACAGCCTGGCCGACATTGCCAAGACCCGGCTGGAAGACGGTCACCTGCTGCGCTGGTACATGGACCCGCTGTTCAAAGGCCAATACCCCCAGGACGTGCTGGAGCATCTGGGGGCCGATGCGCCGCACGTGGAGTCGGGCGACCTGGCCGCCATCGCCACGCCTATGGACTTTTTGGGCATCAACTACTACACCCGCACCGTGGTCAGCGCCGGGGAGCCGTGGGACACCGCATCGGCGGGCAACCCGGTGACCGACATGGGCTGGGAGGTCTACCCCCAGGGCCTGACCGAGCTGCTGGTACGGCTACACCGGGAGTACCCGGTGCCGCCGCTGTTCGTTACCGAAAACGGCGGTGCCTTCCCCGACGTGGCGGTCAACGGGCAGGTGCGCGATGCCGACCGCACCCAGTACCTGGCCCGCCACATCTCGGCGGTGGCCGATGCCATGGCGCAGGGTGTGCGCATGCAGGGCTACATGGTCTGGAGCCTGCTGGACAACTTTGAATGGGCCAGCGGCTACGCCAAGCGCTTCGGCATCGTGCACGTGGATTACGCCACCCAGCAACGCACCCTGAAAGACAGCGCCCGCTGGTACCGGGCCTTTTTGCAACACCAAAAAACCGCCCACGCCGCACAGGCAAGGGCATCACAAGGAGCCTGA
- the lacF_4 gene encoding lactose transport system permease protein LacF: MSSLPLDSPPAAAPRAKGWSLSPAMAPYVLISPFVILFAIFGLFPLVFSFYLAFQSWEPTAGLSTMKFVGLENFAFAITDEWFWKSLRNTAWLAFAAGVPQHVVSIPLAYFIHTSFKRTRNMAVGAYFLPYITSTVAISMMFGTLFSTDYGLINITLHAMSEWPGIGWMFPSHPIDWLNRAENVKPAISMVVFWRYVGFNTVLYLAALQTIPKDIYEAATMDGAGRWQQFWYITIPSLKPMIFFGVTLSVVGGLQLFEEPFILTGGRGGTDQAGMTTAMYMYRTAFEFNDFGTASALSWLLFVFVAVLTWLTNLAFKPRGGSH, encoded by the coding sequence ATGAGTAGCCTGCCCCTGGACAGCCCGCCCGCCGCCGCCCCGCGTGCCAAGGGCTGGAGCTTGTCGCCCGCCATGGCCCCCTACGTGCTGATCAGCCCGTTCGTGATTTTGTTTGCGATCTTTGGCCTGTTTCCGCTGGTGTTTTCGTTCTACCTGGCCTTTCAGTCGTGGGAGCCCACCGCGGGCCTGTCCACCATGAAGTTTGTCGGGCTGGAGAACTTTGCCTTCGCCATCACCGACGAATGGTTCTGGAAGTCGCTGCGCAACACCGCCTGGCTGGCCTTTGCTGCGGGCGTGCCGCAGCACGTGGTGTCGATCCCGCTGGCGTATTTCATCCACACCTCGTTCAAACGCACCCGCAACATGGCCGTGGGGGCCTACTTTTTGCCCTACATCACGTCCACGGTGGCGATCTCGATGATGTTTGGCACCCTGTTTTCCACCGACTACGGCCTGATCAATATCACCCTGCATGCCATGAGCGAATGGCCCGGTATCGGTTGGATGTTTCCCAGCCATCCCATTGACTGGCTCAACCGTGCCGAGAACGTGAAGCCGGCGATTTCCATGGTGGTGTTCTGGCGCTACGTGGGCTTCAACACCGTGCTGTACCTGGCGGCGCTGCAAACCATCCCCAAGGACATTTACGAGGCCGCCACCATGGACGGCGCGGGCCGCTGGCAGCAGTTTTGGTACATCACTATCCCCAGCCTGAAGCCGATGATCTTCTTTGGTGTCACGCTGAGCGTGGTGGGCGGGCTGCAGCTGTTCGAAGAGCCCTTCATCCTGACCGGCGGGCGTGGTGGTACCGACCAGGCGGGCATGACTACCGCCATGTACATGTACCGCACCGCCTTCGAGTTCAACGACTTTGGCACCGCCAGCGCGCTGTCGTGGCTGCTGTTTGTGTTTGTGGCGGTGTTGACCTGGCTGACCAACCTGGCGTTCAAGCCCCGTGGCGGTTCGCACTAA
- the lacE_2 gene encoding lactose-binding protein — translation MHNKTTATHRRNILAGAAAAALLSLVSAGALAQQTLTVAAFPAVDEIAKSAIPMWKKKHPDVEIKVISRAFADHHTAMTTALSTSSNLPDVMVVEYGYVGRFAEGGGLEDLGSAPYNIKAQQARFVPYAYRQATTNAGTVVAVPSDIGPGTLLYRTDLLKKANVTEADMTQSWDAFVASGVKIKAATGAYLVAHARDIKDIVIRSDIKPGEGLYIDNKGKVLVDSPRFVRAFTLAKAVREQKLDGKINAWSNEWSEGFKRGTIATQLSGAWLAGHLNNWLAPDTKGLWRAAQLPEKAYGSWGGSFYTIPKGGKNKALAFEFIQMMTLTPEVQLSAFKSQDAFPALIDVHNDAFFDQPIDFLGGQKARLLWRDASRKIAAVDVNKLDPIAEEIVNTEMDKVLDQGKDIPTALADAKALLERRVRR, via the coding sequence ATGCACAATAAAACCACTGCCACCCACCGCCGAAACATTCTTGCAGGTGCCGCTGCCGCCGCCCTACTGTCCTTGGTCAGCGCCGGCGCCCTGGCCCAACAAACCCTCACCGTGGCGGCTTTTCCTGCGGTGGATGAAATCGCCAAGTCGGCTATTCCCATGTGGAAAAAAAAGCATCCTGACGTGGAGATCAAGGTCATCAGCCGCGCCTTTGCCGACCACCACACCGCGATGACGACAGCGCTTTCAACATCTTCCAACCTGCCCGATGTGATGGTGGTGGAATACGGCTATGTAGGCCGGTTCGCTGAGGGCGGTGGGCTGGAAGACCTGGGCTCTGCACCCTACAACATCAAGGCCCAGCAGGCCCGCTTTGTGCCCTACGCTTACCGCCAGGCCACCACCAACGCCGGTACGGTGGTGGCGGTGCCCAGTGACATTGGCCCTGGCACCTTGCTGTACCGCACCGATCTGCTGAAAAAAGCCAATGTGACCGAGGCCGACATGACCCAATCGTGGGATGCATTTGTGGCCTCGGGCGTGAAGATCAAGGCCGCCACCGGGGCGTATCTGGTGGCGCATGCCCGCGATATCAAAGACATCGTGATCCGCTCCGATATCAAGCCGGGCGAGGGCTTGTACATTGACAACAAAGGCAAGGTGCTGGTGGATTCGCCCCGTTTTGTACGCGCTTTCACACTGGCCAAGGCGGTGCGCGAGCAAAAGCTGGACGGCAAGATCAACGCCTGGTCCAACGAGTGGTCTGAAGGCTTCAAGCGCGGCACCATTGCCACCCAGTTGTCGGGTGCCTGGCTGGCGGGCCACCTGAACAACTGGCTGGCTCCCGACACCAAGGGCTTGTGGCGCGCCGCGCAACTGCCCGAAAAGGCCTACGGCTCCTGGGGTGGCAGTTTCTACACCATTCCCAAGGGCGGAAAAAACAAGGCCCTGGCGTTCGAATTCATCCAGATGATGACGCTCACCCCCGAGGTGCAACTCAGCGCGTTCAAGTCCCAAGATGCCTTCCCCGCACTGATTGACGTGCACAACGACGCGTTTTTTGACCAGCCCATCGACTTCCTGGGCGGCCAAAAAGCCCGTCTGCTGTGGCGTGATGCCTCGCGCAAGATTGCGGCGGTAGACGTGAACAAGTTGGACCCGATTGCCGAAGAAATCGTCAACACCGAAATGGACAAGGTGCTGGACCAGGGCAAAGACATCCCCACCGCGCTGGCCGATGCCAAGGCGCTCCTGGAACGCCGGGTTCGCCGCTAA
- the ccpA_2 gene encoding catabolite control protein A, with amino-acid sequence MSKLSRPQKGPNAIPKTGNQPVTLGMVALAAGVSPSTVSRILNGTAVVNDLKKKAVDDAIARLGFVPNPMARGLAGGRTLSVGIVTQTIDSPFYGPALRGIEDVLDPAGYSPLFVSGHWKIETEARCIEVLRSRRVDGIILLTGRLTDQALKTHAKTLPMVVTGRQLKAPGLVSLNFDNFEGGRMATQHLIDQGHKRIAFICGDPEQSDATERLRGYRAALEASKLPFVPSLVVPGGFQEYRGQDAVEHLTKTRQRYTAIFSANDQMAIGVVLALNRLGLQVPRDVSLIGFDDLPIASFVMPPLSTVHQPAYELGQLAASAMLQLLAGTKPVIAMPLPRLVLRDSTSSIKP; translated from the coding sequence ATGAGTAAGTTATCCCGCCCGCAAAAAGGGCCTAACGCAATTCCCAAGACCGGCAACCAGCCCGTAACGCTGGGCATGGTGGCGCTTGCAGCCGGTGTTTCACCCAGTACCGTATCCCGCATTTTGAACGGCACCGCCGTGGTCAACGATCTGAAGAAAAAGGCCGTAGACGACGCGATTGCACGCCTGGGCTTTGTACCCAACCCGATGGCGCGGGGCCTGGCGGGAGGGCGCACGCTGAGCGTGGGCATCGTCACCCAGACGATTGACAGCCCGTTTTACGGCCCGGCGTTGCGCGGTATTGAGGACGTACTCGACCCCGCTGGTTACAGCCCGTTGTTTGTCAGCGGCCACTGGAAAATCGAAACCGAAGCCCGCTGTATCGAGGTGCTGCGTTCGCGCCGGGTGGACGGCATTATCTTGCTGACCGGGCGACTCACCGACCAGGCGCTCAAGACCCATGCCAAGACCCTGCCTATGGTGGTTACCGGGCGGCAGCTCAAGGCACCAGGACTGGTCTCGCTGAACTTTGACAATTTTGAAGGTGGCCGCATGGCCACCCAGCACCTCATCGACCAGGGGCACAAACGCATTGCTTTCATTTGCGGCGACCCCGAGCAGTCCGATGCCACCGAGCGTCTGCGTGGCTACCGGGCGGCGCTGGAGGCATCCAAGCTACCTTTCGTGCCCTCGCTGGTGGTGCCTGGTGGGTTCCAGGAGTACCGGGGCCAAGATGCGGTGGAGCACCTGACCAAGACCCGCCAGCGCTATACCGCCATTTTTTCGGCTAACGACCAAATGGCGATTGGCGTGGTGCTGGCACTCAACCGGCTGGGTTTGCAAGTCCCCCGCGATGTGTCGCTGATCGGCTTTGACGATTTGCCGATTGCCTCATTCGTGATGCCACCGCTGAGCACGGTGCACCAACCCGCCTATGAGTTGGGGCAGCTGGCAGCTTCTGCCATGTTGCAACTGCTGGCGGGCACCAAACCGGTGATCGCTATGCCGCTGCCGCGCCTTGTCTTGCGCGACTCCACCAGTAGCATCAAACCCTGA